The following are from one region of the Oncorhynchus nerka isolate Pitt River linkage group LG8, Oner_Uvic_2.0, whole genome shotgun sequence genome:
- the LOC115133517 gene encoding uncharacterized protein LOC115133517: MAFGFWLGVFVFLSVWPSVRCSDLPRGAIETACRDRYMLVTTQLQFAGNEPRFEAVDADGVHPITKQYGSECGYMFSILPLPGHAELRASYFSCHTDNQDDEVFTFSFNLITTAASGVETTYTVNATCFLPLPWSPREVSCEENYMEVSMRSDVSCLSGTTDAWTAALAKAHSSATSTWQVMFQQEGQQLIPMSFSEARELGYVFHLTQGRLVFRSPYTPRSVMGSVSMINGSVVEVVHPILFSRQRWVVMMVDWVVACSTNEGMYDGAGLVWQTPTLLSPLVSGLSGLESSKISMGVDGQLLAEPITTERGYSLDISDTTVQISIPFNADGGYRKSFVMGNMYHEFYVVHLYYEQIFLDDCGVETRLRLHRPMNTPLLIQHLSIINQTVLEDRVFTVYLGNLYYDVELVAVTVNGHNFTILEATKSGLVITMVPQPNSNLHAYILRLPFEDAAVHKLYSPEGLLQFSMDINYTLVILPHEEPYYYLASVVAQFNDVFPPVFKGVCNEKSISFQMAHKPFDYLWEVGVGPYILNSNLAAKRGYIMQNDSKSLTLEVPLFSVGYTYKDINLKQFYGSFEIHSRLPKTLEVKSSLAKACLFQTTEVIVCSTEGVVTVVTDVTLAIPGAEPNRTFLLDSTCRPQETDGTRVLFSFGLHTCGTRVQVDHQHVTYENEINVEHKSQSVNAPVKTRDTASVIIVRCVYPLSDLYKLFAYWRFDADSPGVGTILTRVPVTTFPPTTRRPLTSTTTSNTGFSPGREMPGINPRAKYIKVFSWQMNQPKGTT, translated from the exons ATGGCTTTTGGGTTTTGGTTGGG AGTATTTGTATTCCTGTCTGTATGGCCTAGTGTAAGATGTTCTGACCTTCCAAGAG GGGCCATTGAGACTGCATGTCGGGATCGATACATGTTGGTAACAACCCAACTCCAATTTGCTGGGAACGAACCTCGCTTTGAAGCGGTTG ATGCTGATGGCGTTCACCCCATCACTAAGCAGTATGGGTCAGAGTGTGGCTACATGTTCAGTATCCTCCCTCTGCCTGGCCATGCTGAACTCAGAGCCTCCTATTTCTCCTGCCACACTGACAACCAG GATGATGAGGTGTTCACTTTTAGCTTTAACTTGATCACAACTGCTGCAAGTGGAGTGGAAACCACCTACACTGTGAATGCAACCTGCTTCCTCCCTCTACCCTGGTCCCCCAGAGAAGTCAGCTGTGAGGAGAACTATATGGAG GTGTCAATGAGGAGTGACGTTTCTTGTCTGTCTGGTACAACGGATGCCTGGACTGCTGCCCTTGCTAAA GCCCACAGCTCTGCCACGTCTACCTGGCAGGTGATGTTCCAGCAGGAGGGGCAGCAGCTGATTCCCATGTCATTCTCAGAGGCTCGGGAGCTGGGCTACGTGTTCCACCTCACCCAGGGGAGACTGGTGTTCCGCTCACCCTACACACCACGGTCTGTCATGGGGTCTGTCTCCATG ATCAATGGTTCAGTGGTGGAGGTGGTCCATCCCATACTGTTCTCCAGGCAGAGATGGGTGGTTATGATGGTGGACTGGGTTGTTGCGTGCAGCACTA ATGAAGGGATGTATGATGGGGCGGGGCTGGTCTGGCAGACCCCCACTCTGCTGTCCCCGCTGGTCTCTGGCCTCTCTGGTTTGGAGAGCAGCAAGATCTCAATGGGGGTGGATGGTCAGCTCCTGGCTGAGCCCATCACAACAGAGCGAGGCTACAGCCTGGACATCAGTGACACCACTGTCCAGATCAGCATCCCCTTCAATGCTGACGGAGGATACAGAAAA agctttgtgatgggcaACATGTACCATGAGTTCTATGTGGTCCATCTCTACTATGAACAAATCTTTCTTGATGACTGTGGTGTGGAGACCAGACTCCGCCTCCACAGGCCCATGAACACACCTCTTCTGATCCAGCACCTCTCCATCATTAACC AAACAGTCCTTGAGGATCGTGTGTTTACTGTTTACCTGGGGAACCTCTACTACGATGTTGAACTGGTGGCTGTGACTGTCAATGGTCACAACTTCACCATACTAGAGGCGACTAAAAGTGGCCTCGTCATAACCATGGTCCCCCAGCCCAATAGTAACCTTCATGCCTACATTCTCAGGCTGCCATTTGAGGATGCTGCTGTTCACAAGCTG TACTCTCCAGAGGGGCTTCTTCAGTTCTCGATGGACATTAACTACACGTTGGTCatcctgcctcacgaggagccttaCTACTACTTGGCCTCAGTTGTGGCTCAGTTCAATGATGTCT TTCCTCCGGTCTTCAAAGGCGTCTGCAATGAGAAAAGCATCAGTTTCCAGATGGCCCATAAGCCATTTGACTACCTGTGGGAGGTGGGTGTTGGCCCTTACATTCTGAACTCAAATCTGGCAGCCAAGCGGGGCTACATCATGCAGAATGACAGCAAGAGTCTGACCCTGGAAGTGCCCCTCTTCTCTGTTGGCTACACTTATAAG GACATCAATTTGAAGCAGTTCTACGGCTCATTTGAAATTCACTCACGACTTCCTAAGACCTTGGAGGTCAAGAGTTCCTTAGCCAAAGCTTGTCTCTTCCAGACTACTGAGGTCATAG TGTGTTCCACTGAAGGGGTGGTGACAGTGGTTACTGATGTGACTCTGGCCATCCCTGGAGCTGAACCCAACAGAACCTTTCTCCTGGACTCTACCTGCAGGCCTCAAGAGACAGATGGCACCAGGGTTCTCTTTAGCTTTGGACTCCACACATGTGGTACCAGGGTCCAG GTTGACCATCAGCATGTTACCTATGAAAATGAGATCAATGTTGAGCACAAGAGCCAATCTGTGAATGCACCAGTCAAAACCAGGGATACTGCCTCTGT GATTATAGTTCGGTGTGTCTATCCACTGAGTGACTTATACAAGCTGTTTGCATATTGGCGGTTTGATGCAGACTCTCCAGGAGTTGGCACCATCTTGACTAGAGTTCCTGTAACAA CATTTCCACCCACCACCAGAAGACCGTTGACCTCCACAACTACTTCCAACACAGGCTTTAGTCCTGGGAGGGAAATGCCTGGCATCAACCCTAGGGCTAAATACATCAAAGTCTTCAGCTGGCAAATGAACCAACCTAAAGGAACCACGTAG